The following are from one region of the Endozoicomonas sp. 4G genome:
- the lpxK gene encoding tetraacyldisaccharide 4'-kinase: MESKESRRWQAVLSDSVLNSWYGSGFWTRLLLPLSFLFTRIARNRRVKLERSERWQSPVPVVIVGNITIGGTGKTPFVASLVARLIQQGFRPGIASRGFGAGRGIHLPAEVLPESDPALVGDEPVMLAQQLNIPIMVDPDRVCAAKALIERKNCNLVIADDGLQHYNLDRHVELVVIDGQRMLGNGLSLPAGPLRESPDRLREVDQVVVNGEPSGALDCQFESFFLEPGALKPVNGQNTGQPPASGKVHGVAGIGNPERFFRTLETLGYEVIRHPFPDHYAFGKEDFQFHDHLPVIMTAKDAVKCSAFAEARFWFLPVQARVPETLFERILKLIETKGPKSRSDKDTHGQEAV; the protein is encoded by the coding sequence ATGGAAAGCAAGGAATCCCGTCGTTGGCAGGCAGTACTCAGTGACTCGGTTCTCAACTCATGGTACGGCAGTGGGTTCTGGACCCGGCTGCTGTTGCCATTATCCTTTTTATTCACTCGAATAGCTCGCAACCGCCGGGTAAAACTGGAGCGCTCTGAGCGCTGGCAGTCGCCTGTTCCTGTCGTTATTGTTGGCAATATTACGATAGGAGGCACAGGCAAGACACCTTTTGTCGCCAGCCTGGTGGCAAGATTAATCCAGCAGGGATTCAGGCCGGGGATTGCCAGTCGCGGTTTTGGGGCCGGCAGGGGTATACATTTGCCAGCAGAAGTATTGCCTGAGTCCGATCCTGCCCTGGTTGGAGATGAGCCTGTGATGCTGGCCCAGCAGCTGAATATTCCGATTATGGTCGATCCGGATCGGGTTTGTGCAGCGAAAGCACTGATCGAACGGAAAAATTGCAATCTGGTGATCGCTGATGATGGTCTTCAGCACTATAATCTGGATCGGCATGTTGAACTGGTGGTGATTGATGGTCAGAGAATGTTAGGCAATGGCCTCAGTCTGCCTGCCGGACCGTTAAGGGAATCTCCTGACAGGCTCAGGGAAGTCGATCAGGTGGTGGTCAATGGTGAGCCCTCTGGGGCACTGGACTGTCAGTTTGAAAGTTTTTTTCTTGAGCCGGGTGCACTCAAGCCTGTTAATGGGCAGAATACGGGTCAGCCTCCTGCCTCCGGAAAAGTACATGGGGTGGCAGGTATAGGTAACCCGGAGCGTTTTTTCAGAACGCTGGAAACGCTTGGATACGAGGTTATTCGCCATCCTTTTCCTGATCATTACGCGTTCGGGAAAGAAGATTTTCAGTTTCATGACCATCTGCCCGTTATCATGACGGCCAAGGATGCGGTAAAATGCTCCGCCTTTGCAGAAGCCCGTTTCTGGTTTCTGCCGGTCCAGGCCAGAGTGCCCGAGACGCTTTTTGAACGAATTCTGAAACTGATTGAAACTAAAGGACCGAAGAGTCGGTCTGATAAGGATACCCATGGACAAGAAGCTGTTTGA
- a CDS encoding biopolymer transporter ExbD: MKFRRQSREEVSLNLTPLIDVVFLLLIFFMVSTTFTKETQLAIDLPEASGEQREPVKKTQVEITISREGHYAVNGRSLVNSRLDTLKNALAKVSEGDSNLPLTITADAKTPYQSVVTAMDAAGQLGFANLSMTTRKPVESEP, from the coding sequence ATGAAATTTCGTCGCCAGTCCAGGGAAGAGGTCTCACTGAACCTGACACCGCTTATTGATGTGGTCTTTCTGTTGCTGATTTTCTTTATGGTCTCGACGACCTTTACCAAGGAAACTCAACTGGCTATTGATTTACCAGAGGCCAGTGGTGAACAGAGAGAGCCTGTTAAGAAAACCCAGGTGGAAATTACCATCAGTCGGGAAGGTCATTATGCGGTCAATGGCCGGTCGCTCGTGAACAGTCGTCTGGATACCCTGAAAAATGCCCTGGCCAAAGTCAGTGAGGGAGACTCCAATCTGCCCCTTACCATTACCGCTGACGCCAAGACGCCTTATCAGTCCGTGGTGACTGCCATGGATGCGGCTGGACAGCTGGGTTTTGCAAACCTCAGCATGACAACACGAAAACCGGTAGAATCAGAGCCGTAA
- a CDS encoding MotA/TolQ/ExbB proton channel family protein, translating into MFELVKSGGWLMLPILLSSVIAMAIIFERLWTLRPSRIAPRNTLSQVWKWIENNDLDSKKVRGLRDGSPLGEILAAGISNARYGRDIMKESIEEQAGKVIHELERYLNTLGTVAAIAPLLGLLGTVIGMIDVFTVIMLEGTGNAGVLAGGISKALITTAAGLTVAIPTLVFHRYFTRRVDELVVAMEQEATKLVEVLQGERKLKNREGK; encoded by the coding sequence GTGTTCGAATTGGTTAAATCCGGTGGTTGGCTTATGTTGCCAATCCTGCTGAGTTCTGTCATTGCCATGGCGATTATTTTTGAACGTCTCTGGACGCTCAGGCCGTCGCGTATTGCCCCCAGGAATACCTTGTCCCAGGTCTGGAAGTGGATTGAGAATAATGATCTGGACAGCAAGAAAGTCAGAGGCTTGAGGGATGGTTCTCCGTTGGGTGAAATCCTTGCGGCAGGCATCAGCAACGCTCGCTATGGTCGCGATATCATGAAAGAGAGCATTGAGGAGCAGGCCGGCAAGGTCATCCACGAGCTGGAACGTTATCTCAATACCCTGGGAACCGTTGCTGCCATTGCCCCCCTGTTGGGTCTGTTAGGTACAGTGATTGGCATGATTGATGTGTTTACAGTGATTATGCTGGAAGGTACGGGTAATGCCGGGGTACTGGCAGGGGGGATCTCCAAAGCCCTGATTACCACTGCCGCAGGTTTGACGGTGGCGATTCCGACCCTGGTCTTCCACCGTTATTTTACCCGCCGTGTGGATGAGCTGGTGGTCGCCATGGAGCAGGAAGCTACCAAGCTGGTGGAAGTGCTTCAGGGAGAGCGGAAGCTGAAAAACCGCGAGGGTAAGTGA
- a CDS encoding DNA internalization-related competence protein ComEC/Rec2 yields the protein MKHTIHLPTAYCSYLSGIVLTILFPVIPDEMSIRVIGVFSALLIMAGFLPAIAGVKVSRITVPAALNGGSGFRRFLSGYARFKGSAPGASYFSNGFSALILFYLGLGLMGIFTGFLHADGLRKSWINAEHESRAVTVTGVISDIPAYHSHLTRFDFNVKTLEEEATGHLKKIRLSWYQAPEIQAGEVWRLHIRIKHPQGNRSPGAFDREAWAARENIQATGYVKSGEKMATSDGMAFFRSRFRSAVRQWLYEHCSENSAGLLSALLIGDKSGISQQQWQWLNQTGTTHLMVISGLHIGLMAAVGFWLIMMLARTGAVPLRKITWPRYAAGAGLLFALAYAFMAGFSVPVQRALVMTGLALSGPLLGIKARPLTLFLLALCVVLSVEPLAITSAGFWYSFSAVGILLYGCCGRVFMAADEARMGGKSRAWLRPQWLVFLMLAPMLLFNQQSVSLFSPLINLVAIPVMGLLVVPVAFLALVLQPIFTSASIGVLHFLDEVFRFWDVGLATVSSVPVFVPVVSIGLVQVVLMVCAVLILATPMGLGLRALSLFFLLPLLFPIKDYPETGAAKVAVLDVGQGIAVLLQTRQHTLLYDTGVASRGRFNSVDGIIVPYLNRLGVDRVDRVMISHGDNDHSGGLERIHQRYPEAEIISGSAVTGFEGAISPCLPGMKWQWDGVAFEVLSGSRLSVPDNERSCVLRVTAGRETLLLTGDIGKKTESYLVSQLEGLEADYLLLPHHGSRFSGSQAFLFQVNPSQVLVSSGYRNRFGHPAGETLDRIEQLGATLYNTATSGTLSFVMGKGPERVKQYKHQSARYWWR from the coding sequence ATGAAACACACTATCCACCTTCCCACAGCTTACTGTAGCTATTTGTCGGGAATAGTGCTGACGATTCTGTTTCCGGTGATACCTGATGAAATGTCTATCAGGGTTATCGGCGTCTTCAGTGCGCTGTTAATTATGGCAGGATTTTTGCCTGCCATCGCAGGGGTGAAGGTCTCCCGGATCACTGTCCCTGCTGCATTAAACGGAGGGTCGGGGTTTCGGAGGTTTTTGAGCGGTTATGCCCGATTCAAGGGTTCTGCGCCGGGTGCCAGCTATTTCTCCAATGGTTTTTCAGCGCTGATCCTTTTCTATCTGGGATTGGGGTTGATGGGAATCTTTACAGGGTTTTTACACGCTGATGGACTGAGGAAAAGCTGGATCAACGCTGAGCACGAAAGCAGAGCAGTGACAGTAACAGGGGTTATTTCAGACATTCCGGCTTATCACTCACACCTCACCCGCTTTGATTTTAATGTGAAAACGCTGGAGGAAGAGGCTACCGGACATCTTAAAAAGATTCGACTCAGCTGGTATCAGGCACCTGAGATTCAGGCTGGAGAAGTGTGGCGGTTACACATTCGGATCAAGCATCCTCAGGGTAATCGCAGTCCGGGAGCTTTTGACAGAGAGGCGTGGGCAGCCAGAGAGAATATTCAAGCCACGGGTTATGTCAAATCAGGCGAAAAAATGGCGACTTCTGACGGCATGGCTTTTTTCAGAAGTCGGTTTCGAAGTGCGGTGCGACAGTGGCTCTATGAACATTGCAGTGAGAATTCTGCTGGTTTGTTATCGGCACTGCTGATAGGCGATAAGTCAGGCATCTCTCAACAGCAATGGCAGTGGTTGAATCAGACCGGTACGACTCATCTAATGGTGATCTCAGGTCTCCATATAGGGCTTATGGCGGCAGTGGGTTTCTGGCTGATAATGATGCTGGCACGAACGGGGGCTGTCCCTCTCAGGAAGATCACCTGGCCTCGGTATGCGGCTGGGGCAGGGCTGTTGTTTGCTCTGGCCTATGCCTTCATGGCGGGCTTTTCGGTTCCGGTTCAAAGGGCTCTGGTGATGACGGGGCTGGCACTATCGGGGCCTTTGCTGGGTATTAAGGCCAGACCCCTGACCCTGTTCCTGCTGGCGCTTTGTGTTGTACTGTCGGTTGAACCTCTGGCAATAACCAGTGCTGGCTTCTGGTATTCCTTTTCGGCGGTAGGCATTCTGCTTTACGGTTGTTGTGGGCGGGTTTTCATGGCAGCTGATGAGGCCAGGATGGGAGGCAAGTCGAGGGCCTGGCTCAGGCCTCAATGGCTGGTTTTCCTGATGTTGGCCCCGATGTTGTTATTCAATCAACAGTCGGTATCTCTGTTTTCACCCCTAATTAATCTCGTTGCGATTCCTGTGATGGGGTTACTGGTCGTACCTGTTGCTTTTCTTGCCCTGGTACTGCAGCCGATTTTTACATCAGCCTCGATCGGGGTTCTGCACTTTCTGGATGAAGTTTTCAGGTTCTGGGATGTGGGGTTAGCCACGGTATCATCGGTGCCGGTTTTTGTGCCTGTTGTCAGCATAGGACTGGTTCAAGTGGTCCTCATGGTGTGTGCTGTATTGATTCTGGCGACACCCATGGGACTTGGATTAAGGGCGCTTTCCCTCTTTTTTCTGCTGCCTCTGTTGTTCCCAATCAAGGATTATCCTGAAACAGGCGCAGCAAAAGTGGCCGTGCTGGATGTGGGGCAGGGCATTGCCGTGCTTTTGCAAACTCGTCAGCACACACTGCTGTACGATACCGGAGTGGCTTCCAGGGGGCGCTTCAACTCAGTGGATGGCATCATTGTTCCTTATCTCAATCGATTGGGGGTTGATCGGGTGGATCGTGTCATGATTTCCCATGGCGATAATGATCATTCAGGCGGACTGGAACGGATTCATCAGCGATACCCCGAAGCGGAGATTATTTCAGGCTCTGCGGTGACGGGGTTTGAAGGCGCAATAAGTCCTTGCCTGCCGGGAATGAAATGGCAATGGGACGGAGTCGCGTTTGAGGTTTTATCAGGCAGTCGGTTATCAGTTCCTGATAATGAGCGATCCTGTGTCTTGAGAGTCACAGCAGGTCGTGAAACGTTACTCTTGACCGGCGATATTGGCAAAAAAACCGAGTCTTATTTAGTCAGTCAGCTTGAAGGTCTTGAGGCTGATTACCTTCTGCTTCCTCATCACGGCAGCCGTTTTTCGGGTTCACAGGCGTTTCTGTTTCAGGTCAATCCATCGCAGGTGTTGGTGTCATCCGGTTATCGAAATCGATTCGGGCACCCAGCGGGAGAGACCCTGGATCGAATTGAGCAACTGGGAGCCACTCTCTACAATACGGCGACTTCAGGGACGCTCAGTTTTGTCATGGGGAAAGGGCCGGAGAGAGTGAAACAGTACAAACATCAAAGCGCCAGATACTGGTGGCGCTGA
- a CDS encoding DUF2062 domain-containing protein has product MARKLIQRYLPDPGTIKGNRHLRFLGSAIHDSNLWHLNRRSAASAFFVGVFCAFIPMPFQMVVAAAMAVVFRCNLPLSVALVWITNPVTMPAIFYFTYKIGCYILDVPVSENSFELSIHSVGVELARIWKPLYLGSIITGVIGGFLGYLLIRLYWRWNVIHHWRQRRKRSAHKKP; this is encoded by the coding sequence ATGGCGAGGAAATTAATACAACGCTACCTGCCGGATCCGGGAACCATTAAGGGCAACCGCCATCTACGGTTTCTGGGCAGTGCTATTCACGACAGCAACCTCTGGCACCTGAATCGACGCTCAGCAGCCAGCGCTTTTTTTGTGGGCGTATTCTGTGCCTTTATCCCCATGCCTTTCCAAATGGTCGTAGCAGCAGCCATGGCCGTCGTATTTCGCTGTAACCTGCCCCTGTCGGTAGCCCTGGTCTGGATCACCAACCCGGTCACTATGCCAGCCATCTTTTATTTCACTTATAAGATCGGATGCTACATTCTGGATGTGCCCGTCAGCGAAAACTCCTTTGAGCTTTCAATACACAGCGTGGGGGTTGAACTCGCCAGAATCTGGAAGCCTCTGTACCTGGGCTCAATCATTACAGGAGTGATTGGTGGTTTTCTTGGCTATCTGCTGATCCGGCTTTACTGGCGCTGGAATGTCATTCACCACTGGCGGCAGCGACGCAAACGCTCAGCTCACAAAAAACCGTAA
- a CDS encoding rhomboid family intramembrane serine protease — MYRVLELSAQKDLSALSYFLYRQGVPHKITEESGKQVLWTQNEQQGEAVKNFYRDWQSGELELEAAPPRKGPEVGNFFKNIPWKRFPFTFLILAICLVVAVLTHLGENFQAISSFTFVDFKVANGYIYYASLEHTLESHEYWRLITPIFIHFGILHLVFNALMFYVLGGRIEMHQGGIHLLGLVLLTGVLSNFAQYAMSEGSVLFGGLSGVVYGLMGYSMVRERLDKSFHMGLPPAIYGFMLVWLVIGYTDILGPVLGQMANAAHLGGLVSGIVLGGLAALMFKSRIKV; from the coding sequence ATGTATAGGGTGCTGGAACTTTCTGCACAAAAGGATTTAAGTGCACTGTCCTACTTTCTTTACCGGCAGGGAGTGCCCCACAAAATTACCGAAGAATCCGGGAAACAGGTGCTGTGGACCCAGAATGAGCAGCAGGGAGAAGCAGTAAAAAACTTCTACCGGGACTGGCAATCCGGGGAGCTGGAACTGGAAGCGGCGCCTCCCCGTAAAGGACCTGAAGTCGGGAACTTTTTTAAAAACATTCCCTGGAAACGCTTTCCCTTCACCTTTCTGATTCTTGCGATTTGTCTGGTGGTGGCTGTCCTGACGCACCTGGGCGAGAATTTTCAGGCTATATCCAGTTTCACCTTCGTAGACTTCAAGGTGGCCAATGGCTACATCTACTACGCCAGCCTGGAGCATACTCTGGAAAGTCATGAATACTGGCGTCTGATCACTCCGATTTTCATTCATTTCGGGATTCTTCATTTGGTGTTCAATGCTCTGATGTTCTACGTGCTGGGTGGCAGAATCGAAATGCATCAGGGTGGTATTCATCTGCTGGGGCTGGTTTTGCTGACCGGGGTTCTGTCCAACTTCGCCCAATACGCCATGTCAGAGGGTTCCGTATTGTTTGGCGGTCTTTCCGGTGTCGTCTATGGGCTGATGGGTTACAGCATGGTTCGCGAACGGCTGGACAAGAGTTTCCACATGGGACTGCCGCCAGCGATTTATGGCTTTATGCTGGTGTGGCTGGTGATTGGTTATACCGATATTCTCGGCCCAGTGCTGGGGCAGATGGCTAACGCCGCCCATCTCGGAGGACTGGTATCCGGGATTGTACTGGGCGGGCTGGCAGCCCTGATGTTTAAGTCCAGAATCAAAGTTTAA
- a CDS encoding NAD(+) kinase, with translation MEEFKQVGVTGRQGKAHIDGTLKCLTEFLQSQGVAVSLDEQLSDLLPGHSFPLCDRASMGKTCDLVVVVGGDGSLLGAGRELSVYDVPVVGVNRGRLGFLTDVSPDELETCMGEILNGHYRMAHRFLLEAKVERQGKTIASGDALNDVVLHPGVSTKIIEFELFIEGQFVYRQRSDGLIMATPTGSTAYALSGGGPIMHPKLDAIVLVPMYPHMLTNRPLVVDGNSQLQLVIHEGNEIHPRISFDGQVDIELKPDDVILIRKKKQKLKLLHPLNHNFYEACRSKLNWYPNEDQQ, from the coding sequence ATGGAAGAATTTAAGCAGGTTGGGGTTACCGGACGTCAGGGTAAGGCCCATATTGATGGCACCCTGAAGTGTCTGACTGAGTTTCTGCAATCGCAGGGTGTCGCTGTGTCACTGGACGAGCAATTGTCGGATCTTTTGCCGGGGCACAGTTTCCCGCTCTGCGACCGGGCCAGTATGGGCAAAACCTGCGACCTGGTGGTTGTTGTCGGAGGGGATGGCAGTTTACTGGGAGCCGGCAGGGAGCTTTCTGTCTATGATGTTCCGGTCGTCGGTGTTAACCGCGGTCGTCTGGGTTTTCTGACGGACGTTTCACCCGATGAGCTGGAAACCTGTATGGGTGAAATACTCAATGGCCATTACCGAATGGCACATCGGTTTTTGCTGGAAGCCAAAGTTGAGCGTCAGGGGAAAACCATTGCCTCCGGCGATGCCCTCAATGATGTTGTGCTGCATCCGGGGGTATCCACTAAAATCATAGAGTTTGAATTATTTATTGAAGGCCAGTTTGTCTATCGCCAGCGTTCTGATGGCCTGATTATGGCTACACCGACGGGTTCAACAGCCTATGCGCTGTCGGGTGGGGGACCCATCATGCACCCCAAACTGGATGCCATTGTGCTGGTTCCCATGTATCCGCACATGCTGACTAACCGACCCCTGGTTGTGGATGGCAACAGTCAGTTGCAGCTGGTGATTCATGAAGGCAATGAAATACACCCGCGTATTAGCTTTGATGGACAGGTAGATATTGAGCTGAAGCCTGACGATGTCATTCTGATCCGTAAAAAGAAGCAAAAGCTGAAATTGCTGCATCCTTTAAATCATAATTTTTACGAAGCCTGTCGATCCAAATTAAACTGGTACCCCAACGAGGATCAACAGTGA
- a CDS encoding DUF1853 family protein, translated as MKHLSHQQIARDIHWSLNSPSIINPDCDSRFICPASRPVHNDQVTDSDYSELVEILHQRRSHLLGIYYESLWQYILRHSEDYQLLACNLQVQDNHQTLGEYDLILKSLRQEVFIHRELAIKYYLGLPANTHSASPWHHWVGPGLRDRMDRKLNHMLQHQIRLSETPAGRQALNTLAIAKVETEILFQGYLFYPVTGICPPPENSSAQHLRGHWLPINQLSSWLQPEAGEVRYLPLPKSHWISLYRGLPDPTTHFSKNELVKHLQLQLHKSPQPQMVVRCHNKGGELQENSRFFVVPDDWEEKATIAANINTPL; from the coding sequence ATGAAACACCTCTCTCATCAACAGATAGCCCGGGACATCCACTGGTCGCTAAACAGCCCCTCCATCATCAACCCTGATTGTGATTCGAGGTTTATCTGCCCGGCAAGCCGTCCGGTACATAACGATCAGGTTACAGACTCTGACTATTCAGAGCTAGTGGAGATTCTACATCAGCGACGGAGTCATCTGCTGGGCATCTATTATGAATCACTCTGGCAATACATTCTCAGACATTCAGAAGACTATCAGTTGCTGGCCTGCAACCTTCAGGTGCAGGATAATCACCAGACCCTGGGCGAGTACGACCTGATTCTCAAGTCCCTTCGGCAAGAAGTTTTTATTCATCGGGAGCTTGCCATCAAATACTACCTGGGCCTTCCTGCCAATACTCACTCCGCCAGTCCCTGGCATCACTGGGTTGGCCCCGGCCTGCGCGATCGCATGGACAGAAAGCTCAACCATATGTTGCAACATCAGATCAGGCTTTCTGAAACCCCGGCCGGGCGACAGGCACTGAATACTTTAGCGATCGCCAAAGTAGAGACAGAAATCCTCTTTCAGGGATACCTTTTTTATCCGGTCACAGGCATTTGCCCACCCCCTGAAAACAGTTCTGCCCAACATCTCAGAGGACACTGGCTGCCCATCAATCAGCTGTCATCCTGGCTGCAACCCGAAGCAGGCGAGGTCCGCTACCTGCCTCTGCCAAAATCGCACTGGATCTCCTTATACCGAGGTCTGCCTGACCCAACCACTCACTTTTCCAAGAATGAACTGGTCAAACACTTGCAGTTGCAGTTACACAAAAGCCCCCAGCCCCAAATGGTAGTGCGATGCCATAACAAAGGGGGTGAACTGCAGGAAAACAGTCGTTTTTTTGTAGTACCCGATGACTGGGAAGAGAAAGCGACAATAGCCGCAAATATAAACACCCCTCTTTAA
- a CDS encoding pyridoxal-phosphate dependent enzyme → MCFSDVIGNNVPVKRINLSHITGCPEVLDVLRLDLVDPLISGNKWFKLKYFLTEARSRKIKTLLSFGGSWSNHLHAMAAAGCRLGFQTVGIVRGEKPAKPSAMLQDAERWGMRLVYVSRADYRQRYETEYQHKLLEQLSISLDQVVIVPEGGSGEQGVRGCEDILGAGGIQASEYDEIWLPCGTGATMAGIVRSVGNTTYVRGFPVLKGAGFLKNDVQQYLSPAATRWSLELDHHCGGYGKVTPELIRFILEFERETGVPLDPVYTGKLVFALKQIAESGGLSGMNRLLLIHTGGLQGRRGFREWAT, encoded by the coding sequence ATGTGTTTTTCAGATGTTATTGGTAATAACGTACCTGTTAAAAGAATAAATCTCTCCCATATAACTGGTTGTCCTGAGGTGCTTGATGTTCTTCGTCTTGATCTGGTTGATCCACTCATTAGTGGCAACAAGTGGTTCAAGCTTAAATATTTCCTCACTGAAGCGCGTTCAAGAAAGATCAAAACATTATTAAGCTTTGGTGGCAGCTGGTCTAATCATCTTCATGCCATGGCGGCGGCGGGTTGTCGCCTGGGCTTTCAAACAGTGGGCATTGTTCGCGGTGAGAAACCGGCTAAACCTTCTGCCATGTTACAGGATGCAGAACGCTGGGGTATGAGGCTGGTTTATGTCAGTCGTGCGGATTATCGGCAGCGTTATGAGACAGAATATCAGCATAAGCTGTTAGAACAGCTGTCGATCTCTCTGGATCAGGTGGTGATTGTTCCTGAAGGAGGTTCGGGCGAACAGGGTGTCAGAGGCTGTGAGGATATTCTTGGGGCAGGCGGTATTCAGGCTTCGGAATATGATGAGATCTGGCTGCCCTGTGGTACCGGCGCCACCATGGCTGGCATCGTTCGCAGTGTCGGCAATACCACCTATGTGCGAGGCTTTCCTGTGCTGAAGGGAGCGGGGTTTTTGAAAAACGATGTTCAGCAGTACCTTTCCCCGGCTGCAACCCGTTGGAGTTTGGAATTGGATCATCATTGTGGCGGTTATGGCAAAGTAACACCGGAGCTTATCCGGTTTATCCTGGAATTTGAGCGAGAGACCGGAGTCCCTCTGGATCCGGTTTATACGGGTAAACTGGTGTTTGCCCTGAAGCAGATTGCTGAATCAGGTGGGCTGTCCGGGATGAACAGGCTGTTGCTTATTCATACCGGTGGCCTGCAGGGTCGTCGAGGTTTCAGGGAGTGGGCTACTTAA
- a CDS encoding RNA-binding protein: MANKLFVGNLAFAATEQDLEEAFGAFGEIEEAKIILDRETGRSRGFAFVTFNSTDAAEAALALDGQDVAGRSIRVSIATERPRNNNGGARRGFGGNREGNRRF, encoded by the coding sequence ATGGCAAACAAACTGTTCGTTGGTAACCTGGCCTTCGCCGCAACAGAACAAGATCTGGAAGAGGCTTTTGGTGCCTTCGGCGAAATCGAGGAAGCGAAAATTATCCTCGATCGTGAAACCGGTCGTTCTCGTGGCTTTGCTTTCGTAACTTTTAATTCTACAGATGCTGCTGAAGCGGCTCTTGCCCTGGATGGTCAGGATGTAGCAGGTCGCAGCATTCGCGTCAGCATCGCAACTGAACGTCCTCGCAACAATAATGGCGGCGCTCGTCGTGGCTTTGGTGGGAACCGAGAAGGCAATCGTCGCTTCTGA
- the rdgC gene encoding recombination-associated protein RdgC, with product MWFKNLIFYRFTKAIEWNSEELEEKLSEKRFRGCNSQDISSYGWVPPLGRHGDMLTHTSCDFVMVCAKKEEKILPASVIKDALEEKIETIEQQEQREVFSKEKKALKDDVTMELLPRAFTKHQKTLAYLDIKEGWLIVDASSFKKAEELTSCLRECLGSLPVINPPLKNPPSASMTQWLSENPSVPTPFILGDECDLREPGDEGGQINVRRQALITEEIQAHLEGGMLVSKLALQWDEAQTFVLSDDLTVRKLKFTEVIQDQLDEVEAETAAEQFDADFAVMSLSVRKLINDLVEVLGGLTDIATES from the coding sequence ATGTGGTTTAAAAACCTGATTTTTTATCGCTTTACCAAAGCCATTGAATGGAACAGCGAAGAGTTGGAAGAAAAGCTCTCTGAAAAACGCTTTCGCGGCTGCAACAGTCAGGACATCAGCTCCTATGGCTGGGTTCCACCTCTGGGTCGTCATGGCGACATGCTGACTCACACCAGCTGTGACTTTGTCATGGTCTGCGCCAAGAAAGAGGAGAAGATTCTTCCCGCCAGCGTTATCAAGGATGCCCTGGAAGAGAAAATAGAAACGATAGAACAGCAAGAACAACGGGAAGTGTTTAGCAAGGAAAAGAAGGCTCTCAAAGACGACGTTACCATGGAGTTGTTGCCCAGGGCTTTCACCAAACATCAGAAAACGCTGGCTTATCTGGACATCAAAGAGGGCTGGCTGATTGTAGACGCTTCTTCCTTTAAGAAAGCAGAAGAGCTGACCAGCTGCCTGAGAGAATGCCTGGGCAGCCTGCCGGTGATTAACCCTCCTTTAAAGAACCCACCCTCAGCCTCCATGACACAATGGCTATCAGAAAACCCTTCTGTACCCACTCCTTTTATTCTGGGTGATGAATGCGATCTGAGAGAACCTGGTGATGAGGGCGGTCAAATTAATGTTCGCCGACAAGCATTGATCACAGAAGAAATTCAGGCCCACCTGGAAGGCGGGATGCTGGTCAGCAAACTGGCGCTGCAATGGGATGAAGCACAAACGTTTGTGCTCAGCGATGATTTAACGGTTCGAAAACTGAAATTTACCGAAGTGATTCAGGATCAACTGGACGAAGTCGAAGCGGAAACCGCAGCTGAACAATTCGATGCCGATTTCGCGGTCATGAGCCTTTCGGTAAGAAAGCTCATCAATGATCTGGTAGAAGTTCTGGGTGGACTGACGGATATAGCAACTGAATCTTAA